ACTGAGCACCGCGAGAATCCACATCGCCAGGTGGACGGCATAGGTGAGCCAGTCGATGTCCCAGTATCCGCCGATGCCGGTCAATCCCGCGCCGACCAGCACGATGATCAGCCGGTCCGGTCGTTCGATGATGCCGCCGTCCGCGGACAACCCGCTGGCCTCGGCGCGGGCTTTGGCGTAGGAGATCACCTGCGAGGTCACCAGGACGACGAGTGTCGCGAAGAACAGCGGCCTGTGCTGCTCATGGAAGACCGCCCACCAGGCCAGGCCGGCGAAGATGGCGCCGTCGGCCACCCGGTCACAGGTGGCGTCGAGCACCGCACCGTATTTCGTGCCTCCGCCGCGCGCCCTGGCCATCGCGCCGTCGAGCATGTCGAACATGACGAACAGCCAGATCACGATGGTTCCCCAGAACAGGTGACCGGTCGGGAACAAGGTGACCGCGGCGGCGATCGAGGCGGTCGTGCCGATCAGCGTCACCGCATCGGGAGTGAGTCCCGTGCTGACCAGAGCCCTGCCCAGCGGCGCCGTCGCCTTGGCGAACGTTTCGCGGCCGAAGAAGCTCAGCACAGTTGATCCGCCCCGCTCATCTACGCCTCCTTCCAGGCCGCCGAGAGCAGCGCCCTGGTCTCACGCAAGAGTTGCGGCATCACCTTCACCCCGCCGACGACGGTGATGAAATTCGCGTCACCACCCCAGCGGGGCACGATGTGCTGGTGCAGGTGATCGGCCAGCGAACCGCCCGCCACGCCACCGAGATTCAGCCCGACGTTGAAGCCGTGCGGCCGGGACACCTTCTTCATCACCCGGATGGCCTGCTGAGTGAACGCCATCAGCTCGGCGCTCTCGGCCTCGGTGAGGTCCTCCAGGTTGGCCACCTTGCGATAGGGCACCACCATCATGTGCCCCGGGTTGTACGGGTACAGGTTGAGCACCGCGTACACCAGCTCGCCGCGGGCGATGACCAATCCGTCTTCGTCGGACATCTTCGGGATGTCGGTGAACGGGTGGCCCGTCGAATCCTTGGGACCCGGCGTGGCCGCCTCCGCGATGTAGGACATCCGATACGGCGTCCACAAACGCAGCAGCCGATCCGGTTCCCCGGCGCCCGTGTCCACGAGACTCTTCTGCTCGTCCGACGCCGCGGTCTCGCCCAGATCCGCGAGCCCGTCCGGCACCGTGCGCTCGGTCATGCCCGGCCCTTGTCCGCTGATCGAATCTCGAAACCCTCGGCCGTCGGCGACGCGTTCTCCCGGTGGGCGATCCACGCGACGATGGTGGCCACCGCGTCGTCCACCGGCACACCGTTGACCTGGGTGCCGTCGCGGAACCGGAAACTCACGGCACTCGCGTTCACGTCGCGCTCACCGGCGAGCAGCATGAACGGAACCTTCTGCGCGGTGTTGTTGAAGATCTTCTTCTGCATCCGGTCGTCGCTGCGATCGACCTGCGCGCGGATACCCTCGTCCTGCAACCGCTCGACAACCCGATCCAGGTGCGGCGCAAAGGCTTCCGCGACGGGGATGCCGACCACCTGCACCGGAGAGAGCCAGGCCGGGAACGCGCCCGCGTAGTGCTCGGTGAGCACACCGAAGAACCGCTCGATCGAACCGAACAGCGCGCGGTGGATCATCACCGGCCGCTGCTTGGTGCCATCGGAGGCCGTGTACTCCAGCCCGAACCGTTCCGGCAGGTTGAAGTCCAGCTGGATCGTCGACATCTGCCAGGTGCGGCCCAGCGCGTCCTTGGCCTGCACCGAGATCTTGGGGCCGTAGAACGCGGCGCCGCCCGGATCGGGCACAAGCTGCAGGCCGGAGGCCGACGCCACCTTGGACAGGGTCTCGGTGGCCTCTTCCCAGATGTCGTCGGAGCCGACGGACTTCTTCGGGTCCTTGGTGGACAGCTCGAGGTAGAAGTCGTCGAGGCCGTAGTCTTTCAGCAGGTCCAGCACGAACCGCAGCGTGTCGGTCAGCTCGCCGTGCATCTGCTCTTTGGTGCAGTAGATGTGCGCGTCGTCCTGAGTCATACCGCGCACCCTGGTCAGGCCGTGCACCACGCCGGACTTCTCGTAGCGGTAGACCGATCCGAACTCGAACAGCCGTAACGGCAGCTCCCGATACGACCGGCCGCGGGCGCGGAAGATCAGGTTGTGCATCGGGCAGTTCATCGGCTTGACGTAATAGTCCTGGCCGGGTTTGCGGACAGTACCGTCCTCGTTGAGCTCCGCGTCCAGGTGCATCGCGGGAAACATACCGTCGCGGTACCAGTCCAGGTGACCGGAGACCTCGAACAGGTGCCCCTTCGTGATGTGCGGGGTGTTGACGAACTCGTAGCCCGCCGCCACGTGCCTGCGGCGCGAGTACTCCTCGAGCTCTTTGCGGATGATACCGCCCTTGGGGTGGAACACCGGAAGGCCTGAGCCGAGCTCGTCGGGGAAGCTGAACAGGTCCAGTTCCAGGCCGAGCTTGCGGTGGTCGCGGCGCTCGGCCTCGGCCAGCAGATGCATGTGCTCGTCGAGCGCCTCCTGGGACTCCCACGCGGTGCCGTAGATGCGCTGTAGGTCTTCGCGGCTCTGGTCACCGCGCCAATACGCGGCCGAGCTGCGGGTCAACTTGAACGCCGGGATGAACTTGGTGGTCGGGATGTGCGGTCCGCGGCACAGGTCGCCCCAGACCTTCTCACCGGTTCGCGGGTCCAGGTTGTCGTAGATGGTCAGCTCTTTACCGCCGACCTCCATGACTTCGGGGTCGTCGATACCCGACTTGTCACTGATCAGCTCCAGCTTGAACGGCTCCTTCGCCAGTTCCACCCTGGCGTCCTCGACCTCGACCACCCGGCGCGAGAACCGCTGCGCGCCTTTGACGATCTTCTTCATCCGGGATTCCAGCTTGGCCAGATCCTCCGGGGTGAACGGCCGCTGGACCTGGAAGTCGTAGTAGAAGCCATCCTTGATGTAGGGGCCGATGCCAAGCCTGGCATCGGGGAATTCCTGCTGCACGGCCTGGGCCAGGACGTGCGCGGCGGAGTGCCGGATGACGTTGCGGCCGTCGTCGCTGTTCGCCGCGACCGGCTGCACGTCGACGTCGGCGTCGGGAGCCCAGGACAGGTCCTTCAGCTCACCGTCCACGCGTACGACGACGACGGTGTCCGGACCTTTGGTAGGCAGTCCCGCCGCACGCACCGCGGCGCCCGCCGTCGTCCCGGCCGGCACCCGGACGAGGGCGACTGGGCTGATGGGGGCTGAGGTGGTCACGGCTGCGCTCTCCTTGGCGTTCTCGTGTGCGGGCTGGTTCCCGCTGGATGGCCGATCGCGTGTTGGCTCCGGCGCGACCATGCTACTGTCCCGCCGCTCCGGGTCTTCAGGCCGCACTGGTCGGGTGACGCGGGATTTGCGTTCAGATCCTAGGTTTGGCGCTCCCCCGCCTCTCGGGGTCTTCAGGCCTACACGCAGGGCCCGCATTCAGGTCCTGCATTGGGTGCCACTCCACTTCTAGGCGACCCGGCGAGTTACCCATTTCCTCACGAGATCAGTTGTCACTTCGGTTGTCGCTTCAGCCAGAACATTCACGGTGTTTCCTCAGCTCTCGGCGGCGAGGTCCGCGAGCAATGCGTTTCGCTCGGCGGCGGGTCGTTTCGGGCAGGAGGTGCACATCGCGCAGCCTGGCACCTCGAACACCAGGCAGCAGGAGATGCGCCGCACGAAGGTGCGTCCGCCGATCGCGACGAATCGCGGCACCGGCAGTTTGCCGCCGATCTCGGCAGCCAGCCGCGCGCCCACGTCGGGCAACCCAGCGTCCAGCGAGCGGTTGCCGATCGCGTCGGCGGCAATCGCCCACAGCGACGGCACGCCCGCGCCGGACACCTCGGCGACCGGCGCGATCACGGCGGCCAGCGTCTCACCCAACGCCGCGGCTCGGCCGACCGCCTCGTCGGCCGAGCGGCTGTGCACCCGTTCGACGCCGCCGTCGGGACGCACCTCGCAGTCCAGCCGGTCCAGCGCGGCATCCGGCGCCTGCTCGCCGTGCGCGTACGCCCGCGCGGTCCCTTCCACCAGCGCGGAGGCGACCATGCACCACCACAGCGTGCCCGCGATCCTTGGCGATGTGGTCCCCCAGGCGCGGCCCATCTCCGCGATCCGCGCGGCCAGCCACTCGGGCTCGGTGAGCCTCCGCCCCGGGACGTTGTTCACCGCTGTAGGGGGCTGCGCAACCATTCCCATTCGACTCCGATCCAGCTACCCACGATCCCGAACGTTCCCAATGCCCACAATGTCGCCACGACCAACGCGGCGGTAGCGAACGCAGCGAATACTCGCATGACCGGACCCCGAGCGGAATACCACGCCATACCCTGGTGGTACTTGCCCCGCAGCCAGCCGAGTATCCGCCGCGCCCAGGCGAATTCGGTGGCTAGGATGCCGAGCCCGGCGAACACGATCGCCCAGCCGGGACCGGGATAGGGAATTGCCAGGATGCCCACCGCGAGCACGGCGACTCCGGCCACCGCGACCCCGATCCGGTAGGCGAGGTTCAGCGTAGGTCGGCGCGCGAGCCCGGTTCGGAAGGCGCGCCAACCGGTCTGCTTCTCCGTCGAGCTGGTCTCCACATCAGCGGTCACGTCCCCAGGGTACGAGAATCGACCACACGGAACTCCGCTTCCATATGCCCGGATAGGGCGAACCCGTGCAACTCGGTCGGGTCCGCCCGTTCCCGTCGATCACACGAGCTCCGGAGCATCGCGGCGACCAGCATCATCAATGTGTGCCAGCCCGTCCACGGTCACCTCGATGACCCGCGCGGTGGCGATGTCGAAGAACAGCCCCGACACCCGGACGCCGCGCTCGGCGACCGCCTTGCGCACCGCGGGGTGCCGGTGCAGCATCTCCAACTGCACCGCAACGTTCACCATCCCGAGCTGGTCCACCTCGCCGAACCCGGCTGCCTGCGCCGCGACCGCCACCGGATGGCCGAGGCGGAACCGCTCCAGGCTCGGCCGCGCGTGCGCGAGCCATGCGTCGACGCCAGGGACCTCGGTCCCGGTATGCAGCGCCGCCATCGCTCCACACGAGGAGTGCCCGCACACCACCACCGAGCGGACGTTGAGCTGCTCCAGTGCGAAGACCAGCGCGGCCTCGACCGACGCGTCACCCTCGACGGGCACAAGGTTGCCCACGTTGCGCACGGTGAACAAGTCACCTGGACCGCTGTTGGTGATGACATTCGGCACAACCCGCGAGTCCGAGCAGGTCAGGAAGAACGAATCCGGGTCCTGCTTGTCGCGTAGCACGTCCAGGTGTGGTCGCACCACGTGTGCGTGGCGGCGGTGATAGGCCGCTACGCCCGCCGCAACCGGGTTCACGTGCGTCTCATCGCGGCGCCACGGGCCGAGGATGTCGTCCCAGACCGAACGAGCGAAGCTGCGCGCGGGCGGCCCCTCGGTAGCGTTGGCCATCCTGGCGCCGCCGATCTCCACGAAATCGACGCTGCCGCCGTTGTTCGCCTGCTGGCGCGCCCACTCCTCGATGGCCTCGAAGACCGCGTGGTCGAGGAAGTCGACGGTCATCTCGACCGTCACGTCGGCGTCCGCGGGCACCTTCGCGAGCTCGGTCGACAGCTTCGGCAGCGCGAGGAAAGTGGCCGAGCCGTCGATGGAGACCAGCCAGCGCTGCGAGGCGGGGATCTGCGCGGCGGTGATGGATACCTTGACTACCCGCCACAACAACAGGCCGAACGCCACCCCCAGACCGATCAGGACGCCCTCGAGCAGGTTCAGGAACACCACGCTGAGCACCGTCAAGGCATACACCAGCAGGTCACCGGTCCGCCGGGCCAGCCTGACATGCGCCAGCTTCACCAACTGAGTGCCGATCACAATGAGCAGACCGGCCAGCGCCGCCTTCGGGATCTGCTCCACCACGGAGGCCAGCAACACCGAGAACACCAGAACCCAGATGCCGTGCAACACCGCCGACGCCCGGCTCCGCGCGCCGGCCTGGACGTTGGTGGCGCTGCGCACGATCACTCCGGTGACCGGCAGACCGCCGAGCAGGCCGGACAGCACGTTCGCGGACCCCTGACCGATCAGCTCACGGTCGAAGTTGGCGCGCTTGCCCGAGTGCATCTTGTCCACCGCCACCGCGGACAGCAAGCTCTCCACGCTGGCGATCAGCGCCACGGTGATGATGGTGACCACCACGGCCGACCAGTTGCCGCTAGGCAGCTGCGGCAGACCGATCGCGTCGAACAGTGAACCGTTCAATACGATTCGCTCGGCGCCGGTCTGCCACACTAGCGACAGCACAGTGCCGGCCAACACCGCGACCAGCGGCCCTGGAACCGTTCTTACCTTGGCGGGCATGTACTTCCAGCCGACCATGATCGCGATCACCACCACGCCGATCAACGTGCCACCGCCGTGTAGCGACATCAGCTGTCCGGGCAGCTCGGTGATGTTCTTCCACGCGGAGCTGTGCGACGAACCGCCGAGCAGCACGTGAACCTGTTGCAGCGCAATGGTTATGCCGATGCCGGCCAGCATCGCGTGCACCACCACCGGCGCCACCGCCAGCGCGGCCCTGGCGACCCGACTCAGCCCCAACAGGATTTGCAGCACGCCGGCCGCGCAGACGATGAAACCGGTTGTCTTCCAACCGAACTGGCTGATCGTCTCGGCTACGACGACGGTGAGGCCCGCAGCGGGGCCGCTTACTTGCATGACCGAGCCGCCGAGCAGTCCAGCGACGATACCGCCGATCACGGCGGCGATCAGGCCTGCGGCAACCGGAGCGCCGGAGGCGACGGCGATGCCGAGCGACAACGGCAACGCGACCAAGAAGACCACGATCGACGAGGGCACATCATGCCGAAGAATCGAGGTGAGGCGGCCGGAAAAGGGTTCGGAACTGCGGCCCGAGCCCGTCTCTGTGGGCGGTGACAGTGGCGGGGCTAAATCGTGATCGATAGCCATGACTCTCCTTCGCCGACTCGGCAGGTTCGCCGAAGTCGGTTGACGATCAACATGTCCAGCAGGGCACAAGACCGCGAACCGGCATCTCGCGGTGAAGCAGTTCCCGACACAGCGATGGGTCGAGATGTAAACCGTAACAAGTGTATTGGTAAAGACTTAGCAAAGCCTGAGAAGTTGGCGGATTGTGTGTAATTCGCCACTCTTCGCTTAGCTGTTATCGCTGTGGCCTGCCGCACAGTCGCGCCGAGCCGTTAGCCGGACCGGCGCATTCCCCTCCCGCCCGCCGTCAGGCCGGCTCCGCCGCGATCTCTCCATCGTCGAACTCCGCGATGCCATCTACTGTGACTTCGATCACTCTTGCGGTGGCGATGTCGAAGAACAGCCCCGACACCGCGACGCCCCGCTCCTCGATGCCTCTGCGCACGATCGGATGCGCGTGCAGCGTCTCGAGCTGTACCGCCACGTTCACCATGCCCAGCTGGTCCACCTCACCGAACCCCGCAAGGGCCGCCGCGTCGGCCACCGGATGCCCGAGCCGGTAGCGCTCCAGACTCGGCCGCGCATGCGCCAGCCAGTCACCGAGCCCTGGCCCCGCCTGCACCTCGCGGTGCAGTGCGTCCATCGCCCCGCATGCGGAGTGGCCGCAGACCACCACCGCGCGCACGTCCAGCTTCTCCAGCGCGTAGATCAGCGCGGCCTCGACCGAGACGTCCCCGCCCGGGGTCGGGACCAGGTTGCCCACATTGCGGACGGTGAACAGGTCACCCGGTCCACTGTTGGTGATGACGTTAGGAACGATGCGCGCATCCGCGCAGGTGAGGAAGAACGAGTCGGCGTCGGGCCGATGCCGCAGCCCGTCCAGGTGCGGGCGCAGGAGGTGAGCGTGGCCGCGGTGGTAGGCGGCAATGCCCGCCACGATCGGATCCTCCCGGTTGCCGGTGCGCCGCCACGGTCCGATCACCTGGTCGATGACCTTCCTGGAGTGCCCGCGCTCGGGCGGACCGGCCAGGGCCGTGGCCATCCGCGCGCTGCCGATCTCGGCGAATTCGACCGTGCCGCCATCGGATTCGCGTCGGGAAGCCCAATCGGTGATCAGTTCGTAGGAGGCGTGGTCGAGAAAGTCGACGGTCATCTCCACGGTCACGTCGGCGCCGGCGGGCACCTTGGCCAGTTCCGCGGTCAGCTTCGGCAGCGCGAGAAAGGTGCAGGTGCCGTCGATGGTGACCACCCAGCGCCGCGAGCCGGGGATCTGCTCCGCGGTGATTGTCGCGCGGACCACCCGCCACAACAGCAGCGCAAACGCAAGCGCGAGCCCGATCACCATGCCCTGCAACAGGTTCAGGAACACGACACTCGAGACCGTCGTCGCGTAGACATATAGGTCGCCGGTGCGCCTGGCCAGCCGGATGTGCGCCAGCTTGATCAGCTGCATGCCGATCAGGATGAGCAGCCCGGCCAGCGCCGCGGTGGGGATCTGCCGCACCAGCCCGGCCAGTGCCACCGCGAACAGCAGGATCCAGACCCCGTGCAGCACCGTCGCCGCCCTGCTGCGCGCGCCCGCGTGCGCGTTGGTGATGCTGCGCACGATGACCGCCGCGATCGGCAGGCCGCCGAGCAGGCCGGAGACGACGTTGGCCGATCCCTGCCCGATCAGTTCTCGATCGAAGTCGGTGCGGGTGCCAGGCCGCGCCTTGTCCACCGCGATGGCCGACAGCAGGCTCTCCACGCTGGCGATAAGAGCGATCGTGACCATGGTCAGCACAATGACCATCCAGCTACCGGAGGGCACCGCGGGCAGGCCGAGGGAGTCCAGCAACGAGCCGTCCAGCACGATGCGCTCGACGTGGGTGGGCACGACCAGTGACAACACGGTCGCGGCCACTACCGCCACCAGCGGTCCCGGGATCGCCCTGATCCGACTCGGGACGAACCGCCATGCGATCAGGATGACGATGACGACGAGGCCGATGCACAGGTCACTCTTGTGCACGGACCTCAGCTGATTCGGCAGGGCGACGAGACTGGCGAACGACGAGCTGAGCGAACTCCCGCCGAGCAGCACGTGCACCTGTTGCAACGCGATGATCACGCCGATACCCGCGAGCATGCCGTGCACCACGACCGGGGCGATGGCCAGTGCGGCGCGCGCAACGCGGCTGAGCCCGAACAGGATCTGCAGAACTCCGGCACCGATCGTGATGAAACAGGTTGCTGCCCAACCGAAGTGGTGCACGCTCTCGGCGACGACCACGGTGAGGCTCGCGGTCGGCCCGCTCACCTGGACCGCGGAGCCGCCGAGTAGTCCGGCGACGACGCCGCCGACGACGGCCGCGATCAGCCCCGCGGCGACGGGGGCGCCGGAAGCCACCGCGACGCCGAGCGAAAGCGGAAGGGCGACAAGGAAAACCACGATCGAGGCAGGCAGGTCGTTGCGACCGATACTGGCTAGACGTGCGGAAAGGCCCACGCGCGGCGACGTCAGCGGTACGGAATCGGTGTCGGTGGACATATTTCTCCTTCGCCGGATCGAGTCGATCCGGTTCATCGGTCAAACATGTTCTGGCATCGAATGCGAGCGGCGAGCCGCTCGACCGCTCGTGGAGCGGCGACCCGTGACGCGAAGGCCCGACTGATAGTAAAGACTTCGCAAAGCGCATGGAAAGGTTTTTGCTGCCCACGAGAGCAACCGCTATCAAATTGTGACTCAAGTCACAGTGTTGCAAAATGGCTTGCGGCGACGTTGAATGCTCGACCAAATGGCCGGACTGGCGATGTCGATCGACCGAGAGATGAAAGAAGACCGGGCGGACACCGCACCGGTCTTGTTTCGACTGAGTGGTCCCAGCTGGGATCGAACCAGCGACCTTCCGCGTGTGAGGCGGACGCTCTCCCGCTGAGCTATGAGACCTGAGCTTCGTACCGGGCGGGATACCCTCCGGACGAGACGAAACATTAGCACGCGCCACGGGCAGTCCACCAAATCGCCACCCGGACAGGGACGGTCCAACACGTCGACGAAAGGCTGTCGCCCCATCCCGCTGGCCTGCCCGCACGATCCGAATCGGCTGAGGGCGATCTCGACCAGCCTTCGTTCACCGACACCTGCCCCATGCGGCCACGGCGGACATCCTCGATGCCATCCCAGCCCCTGGATCGATGGCGCCATCCGACGAACCCCGATCCTCACCAACCACACACGCCACTGCGGCCACACTAGGCGACCTCCCCGATTTCCCCCTTTCTACCAGCGGATTTGTACCTTTCAGGAAGCGTCCGCTAATGTTCTGTCTCGCACCACGGAGGCCAGAACAAGCCTCCGAGAGGTCGAAATGCGGATGTGGCGCAGCTGGCTAGCGCATCACCTTGCCAAGGTGAGGGTCGCGGGTTCGAATCCCGTCATCCGCTCGAGAGGTAGGGCCAGGCAACATTGGTACGCCGTCCCCCTTTACACGGTGGAGTGGCCGAGTGGTGAGGCAACGGC
The DNA window shown above is from Nocardia sp. NBC_01730 and carries:
- the thrS gene encoding threonine--tRNA ligase, with translation MTTSAPISPVALVRVPAGTTAGAAVRAAGLPTKGPDTVVVVRVDGELKDLSWAPDADVDVQPVAANSDDGRNVIRHSAAHVLAQAVQQEFPDARLGIGPYIKDGFYYDFQVQRPFTPEDLAKLESRMKKIVKGAQRFSRRVVEVEDARVELAKEPFKLELISDKSGIDDPEVMEVGGKELTIYDNLDPRTGEKVWGDLCRGPHIPTTKFIPAFKLTRSSAAYWRGDQSREDLQRIYGTAWESQEALDEHMHLLAEAERRDHRKLGLELDLFSFPDELGSGLPVFHPKGGIIRKELEEYSRRRHVAAGYEFVNTPHITKGHLFEVSGHLDWYRDGMFPAMHLDAELNEDGTVRKPGQDYYVKPMNCPMHNLIFRARGRSYRELPLRLFEFGSVYRYEKSGVVHGLTRVRGMTQDDAHIYCTKEQMHGELTDTLRFVLDLLKDYGLDDFYLELSTKDPKKSVGSDDIWEEATETLSKVASASGLQLVPDPGGAAFYGPKISVQAKDALGRTWQMSTIQLDFNLPERFGLEYTASDGTKQRPVMIHRALFGSIERFFGVLTEHYAGAFPAWLSPVQVVGIPVAEAFAPHLDRVVERLQDEGIRAQVDRSDDRMQKKIFNNTAQKVPFMLLAGERDVNASAVSFRFRDGTQVNGVPVDDAVATIVAWIAHRENASPTAEGFEIRSADKGRA
- a CDS encoding bifunctional SulP family inorganic anion transporter/carbonic anhydrase codes for the protein MAIDHDLAPPLSPPTETGSGRSSEPFSGRLTSILRHDVPSSIVVFLVALPLSLGIAVASGAPVAAGLIAAVIGGIVAGLLGGSVMQVSGPAAGLTVVVAETISQFGWKTTGFIVCAAGVLQILLGLSRVARAALAVAPVVVHAMLAGIGITIALQQVHVLLGGSSHSSAWKNITELPGQLMSLHGGGTLIGVVVIAIMVGWKYMPAKVRTVPGPLVAVLAGTVLSLVWQTGAERIVLNGSLFDAIGLPQLPSGNWSAVVVTIITVALIASVESLLSAVAVDKMHSGKRANFDRELIGQGSANVLSGLLGGLPVTGVIVRSATNVQAGARSRASAVLHGIWVLVFSVLLASVVEQIPKAALAGLLIVIGTQLVKLAHVRLARRTGDLLVYALTVLSVVFLNLLEGVLIGLGVAFGLLLWRVVKVSITAAQIPASQRWLVSIDGSATFLALPKLSTELAKVPADADVTVEMTVDFLDHAVFEAIEEWARQQANNGGSVDFVEIGGARMANATEGPPARSFARSVWDDILGPWRRDETHVNPVAAGVAAYHRRHAHVVRPHLDVLRDKQDPDSFFLTCSDSRVVPNVITNSGPGDLFTVRNVGNLVPVEGDASVEAALVFALEQLNVRSVVVCGHSSCGAMAALHTGTEVPGVDAWLAHARPSLERFRLGHPVAVAAQAAGFGEVDQLGMVNVAVQLEMLHRHPAVRKAVAERGVRVSGLFFDIATARVIEVTVDGLAHIDDAGRRDAPELV
- a CDS encoding (2Fe-2S)-binding protein; this encodes MVAQPPTAVNNVPGRRLTEPEWLAARIAEMGRAWGTTSPRIAGTLWWCMVASALVEGTARAYAHGEQAPDAALDRLDCEVRPDGGVERVHSRSADEAVGRAAALGETLAAVIAPVAEVSGAGVPSLWAIAADAIGNRSLDAGLPDVGARLAAEIGGKLPVPRFVAIGGRTFVRRISCCLVFEVPGCAMCTSCPKRPAAERNALLADLAAES
- a CDS encoding bifunctional SulP family inorganic anion transporter/carbonic anhydrase, whose translation is MSTDTDSVPLTSPRVGLSARLASIGRNDLPASIVVFLVALPLSLGVAVASGAPVAAGLIAAVVGGVVAGLLGGSAVQVSGPTASLTVVVAESVHHFGWAATCFITIGAGVLQILFGLSRVARAALAIAPVVVHGMLAGIGVIIALQQVHVLLGGSSLSSSFASLVALPNQLRSVHKSDLCIGLVVIVILIAWRFVPSRIRAIPGPLVAVVAATVLSLVVPTHVERIVLDGSLLDSLGLPAVPSGSWMVIVLTMVTIALIASVESLLSAIAVDKARPGTRTDFDRELIGQGSANVVSGLLGGLPIAAVIVRSITNAHAGARSRAATVLHGVWILLFAVALAGLVRQIPTAALAGLLILIGMQLIKLAHIRLARRTGDLYVYATTVSSVVFLNLLQGMVIGLALAFALLLWRVVRATITAEQIPGSRRWVVTIDGTCTFLALPKLTAELAKVPAGADVTVEMTVDFLDHASYELITDWASRRESDGGTVEFAEIGSARMATALAGPPERGHSRKVIDQVIGPWRRTGNREDPIVAGIAAYHRGHAHLLRPHLDGLRHRPDADSFFLTCADARIVPNVITNSGPGDLFTVRNVGNLVPTPGGDVSVEAALIYALEKLDVRAVVVCGHSACGAMDALHREVQAGPGLGDWLAHARPSLERYRLGHPVADAAALAGFGEVDQLGMVNVAVQLETLHAHPIVRRGIEERGVAVSGLFFDIATARVIEVTVDGIAEFDDGEIAAEPA
- the pgsA gene encoding phosphatidylinositol phosphate synthase, whose product is MLSFFGRETFAKATAPLGRALVSTGLTPDAVTLIGTTASIAAAVTLFPTGHLFWGTIVIWLFVMFDMLDGAMARARGGGTKYGAVLDATCDRVADGAIFAGLAWWAVFHEQHRPLFFATLVVLVTSQVISYAKARAEASGLSADGGIIERPDRLIIVLVGAGLTGIGGYWDIDWLTYAVHLAMWILAVLSIVTVFQRVLAVRNSPGARDVMPSGQPRNPSAGASDTTGLPS
- a CDS encoding TIGR02611 family protein translates to MTADVETSSTEKQTGWRAFRTGLARRPTLNLAYRIGVAVAGVAVLAVGILAIPYPGPGWAIVFAGLGILATEFAWARRILGWLRGKYHQGMAWYSARGPVMRVFAAFATAALVVATLWALGTFGIVGSWIGVEWEWLRSPLQR
- a CDS encoding HIT family protein, whose protein sequence is MTERTVPDGLADLGETAASDEQKSLVDTGAGEPDRLLRLWTPYRMSYIAEAATPGPKDSTGHPFTDIPKMSDEDGLVIARGELVYAVLNLYPYNPGHMMVVPYRKVANLEDLTEAESAELMAFTQQAIRVMKKVSRPHGFNVGLNLGGVAGGSLADHLHQHIVPRWGGDANFITVVGGVKVMPQLLRETRALLSAAWKEA